From a single Brassica napus cultivar Da-Ae chromosome C9, Da-Ae, whole genome shotgun sequence genomic region:
- the LOC125592344 gene encoding probable RNA-dependent RNA polymerase 3 — protein MLEEKLFRMFLEARFNSSNVVGAAADSWLTIMDRYLTLGDERAKEKAGMKRQILKAIDIYYDALDAPKNGAKVYLPLDLKFESFPHYMEYKHKKSFNSTSILGLIYDTVVSQNEEEPPPCEIKKLPCFEDELVPESHMEKWGGWYENYKDEMEQAMKNR, from the exons ATGCTGGAAGAGAAGCTTTTCAGAATGTTTTTGGAGGCAAGATTTAATTCCAG CAACGTTGTAGGGGCGGCTGCAGATAGCTGGCTAACAATAATGGACCGTTACCTCACGTTAGGAGATGAGAGGGCTAAGGAAAAAGCTGGGATGAAGAGACAAATTCTCAAGGCTATTGATATATACTATGATGCTCTTGATGCACCGAAAAACGGGGCTAAGGTCTACCTCCCATTAGACTTAAAGTTCGAGAGTTTTCCACATTACATGGAGTATAAGCATAAGAAAAGTTTCAACTCCACTTCTATTCTTGGATTAATCTATGACACCGTCGTCTCTCAGAATGAAGAAGAACCCCCTCCATGTG AAATCAAGAAACTACCGTGTTTTGAAGATGAGCTGGTCCCTGAGTCTCACATGGAGAAATGGGGAGGCTGGTACGAGAACTATAAAGATGAAATGGAACAGGCAATGAAAAACAGATGA
- the LOC106418425 gene encoding two-component response regulator-like APRR3 isoform X2: MCFNKNDMANEVVTERPAFGSSEEDDSRVEDTAGNANNLLQITQQPIAPVVNWERYLPVRSLKVLLVENDDSTRHIVTALLKNCSYEVTAVPDVLEAWRVLEDENSCIDLVLTEVVMPVNSGTGLLSKIMSHNTLKNIPIIMMSSHDSMVLVFKCLSNGAVDFLVKPIRKNELKNLWQHVWRRCHSSSGSGSESGIHNKKSVKTESTDDEGSEDDASMSDEDHGNDDDGSNGEGGSDNGSGTQSSWTKRASDMNVGTYGNEREGVNKLKEVDDENGQIGNGSQAGQCMSKKAVQALERNNGDLLNRSSGNSQVETKTPSSNPEDLQSLELTLTKPKEAGDQRAGGDRSVLRHSNHSAFSKYNNGATSANKAPEENVGSCSPQDSPVAKIIGSSSSSDNPSNQQSSGSDRSAQREAALIKFRLKRKERCFEKKVRYHSRKKLAEQRPRIKGQFIRKMDASKSGNECQSSEDN, encoded by the exons ATGTGTTTCAATAAGAACGATATGGCAAATGAAGTGGTAACTGAGAGACCAGCGTTTGgttcatctgaagaagatgattcTCGAGTTGAAGATACAGCTGGAAATGCCAACAATTTGTTACAGATCACTCAACAACCGATAGCCCCTGTTGTTAACTGGGAGAGATATCTCCCAGTTAGATCGCTTAAGGTTCTCCTGGTGGAGAATGATGACTCAACTCGCCACATTGTTACTGCACTTTTGAAGAATTGCAGCTACGAAG ttaCTGCTGTTCCGGACGTCCTTGAAGCCTGGAGAGTCCTAGAAGACGAGAACAGCTGCATTGATCTTGTCTTAACGGAGGTTGTTATGCCGGTGAACTCTGGAACCGGTCTGTTGTCCAAGATAATGAGCCATAATACACTTAAGAACATCCCCATCATAA TGATGTCATCTCATGATTCCATGGTTCTGGTGTTCAAGTGTTTGTCGAATGGCGCTGTTGATTTCCTCGTGAAACCTATTAGAAAGAACGAGTTGAAGAATCTTTGGCAACATGTCTGGAGAAGATGCCACAGC TCTAGCGGCAGTGGGAGTGAGAGTGGGATACATAACAAGAAGTCAGTGAAAACTGAAAGCACTGATGATGAAGGGTCAGAAGACGATGCCAGCATGAGCGATGAAGATCACGGGAATGATGATGATGGGAGTAACGGAGAGGGTGGGAGTGATAACGGAAGTGGAACTCAG AGCTCTTGGACCAAAAGAGCCAGTGATATGAACGTGGGAACCTATGGCAATGAACGGGAAGGTGTTAATAAACTGAAAGAGGTTGACGATGAGAATGGACAAATAG GCAACGGATCACAGGCAGGACAGTGTATGAGTAAGAAAGCTGTTCAAGCTTTGGAGAGAAACAATGGTGACTTGTTGAATCGCTCTTCTGGTAACTCACAAGTAGAAACCAAAACACCTTCATCTAACCCTGAAGATTTGCAATCACTGGAGCTAACTTTGACAAAACCAAAAGAGGCTGGAGATCAGAGAGCCGGTGGTGATCGAAGCGTTCTGAGGCATTCTAATCACTCTGCCTTCTCAAA ATACAACAACGGTGCTACTTCTGCTAACAAG GCTCCAGAAGAAAATGTGGGAAGCTGTTCTCCTCAAGACAGTCCCGTTGCCAAAATAATTGGTTCCAGTTCAAGCAGTGACAATCCTTCGAATCAGCAGTCTAGTGGAAGCGACCGATCCGCACAAAGAGAGGCGGCTTTGATAAAGTTTCGTCTTAAGCGTAAAGAGCGATGTTTTGAGAAGAAG GTAAGGTACCATAGCAGGAAGAAACTAGCTGAGCAACGGCCTCGCATCAAAGGTCAATTCATTCGCAA GATGGATGCTTCTAAATCAGGAAATGAGTGTCAGAGTAGTGAAGACAATTGA
- the LOC106418425 gene encoding two-component response regulator-like APRR3 isoform X1 — protein sequence MCFNKNDMANEVVTERPAFGSSEEDDSRVEDTAGNANNLLQITQQPIAPVVNWERYLPVRSLKVLLVENDDSTRHIVTALLKNCSYEVTAVPDVLEAWRVLEDENSCIDLVLTEVVMPVNSGTGLLSKIMSHNTLKNIPIIMMSSHDSMVLVFKCLSNGAVDFLVKPIRKNELKNLWQHVWRRCHSSSGSGSESGIHNKKSVKTESTDDEGSEDDASMSDEDHGNDDDGSNGEGGSDNGSGTQSSWTKRASDMNVGTYGNEREGVNKLKEVDDENGQIGNGSQAGQCMSKKAVQALERNNGDLLNRSSGNSQVETKTPSSNPEDLQSLELTLTKPKEAGDQRAGGDRSVLRHSNHSAFSKYNNGATSANKVYYLRLLVLSLKFMPVSSKALNFAEQAPEENVGSCSPQDSPVAKIIGSSSSSDNPSNQQSSGSDRSAQREAALIKFRLKRKERCFEKKVRYHSRKKLAEQRPRIKGQFIRKMDASKSGNECQSSEDN from the exons ATGTGTTTCAATAAGAACGATATGGCAAATGAAGTGGTAACTGAGAGACCAGCGTTTGgttcatctgaagaagatgattcTCGAGTTGAAGATACAGCTGGAAATGCCAACAATTTGTTACAGATCACTCAACAACCGATAGCCCCTGTTGTTAACTGGGAGAGATATCTCCCAGTTAGATCGCTTAAGGTTCTCCTGGTGGAGAATGATGACTCAACTCGCCACATTGTTACTGCACTTTTGAAGAATTGCAGCTACGAAG ttaCTGCTGTTCCGGACGTCCTTGAAGCCTGGAGAGTCCTAGAAGACGAGAACAGCTGCATTGATCTTGTCTTAACGGAGGTTGTTATGCCGGTGAACTCTGGAACCGGTCTGTTGTCCAAGATAATGAGCCATAATACACTTAAGAACATCCCCATCATAA TGATGTCATCTCATGATTCCATGGTTCTGGTGTTCAAGTGTTTGTCGAATGGCGCTGTTGATTTCCTCGTGAAACCTATTAGAAAGAACGAGTTGAAGAATCTTTGGCAACATGTCTGGAGAAGATGCCACAGC TCTAGCGGCAGTGGGAGTGAGAGTGGGATACATAACAAGAAGTCAGTGAAAACTGAAAGCACTGATGATGAAGGGTCAGAAGACGATGCCAGCATGAGCGATGAAGATCACGGGAATGATGATGATGGGAGTAACGGAGAGGGTGGGAGTGATAACGGAAGTGGAACTCAG AGCTCTTGGACCAAAAGAGCCAGTGATATGAACGTGGGAACCTATGGCAATGAACGGGAAGGTGTTAATAAACTGAAAGAGGTTGACGATGAGAATGGACAAATAG GCAACGGATCACAGGCAGGACAGTGTATGAGTAAGAAAGCTGTTCAAGCTTTGGAGAGAAACAATGGTGACTTGTTGAATCGCTCTTCTGGTAACTCACAAGTAGAAACCAAAACACCTTCATCTAACCCTGAAGATTTGCAATCACTGGAGCTAACTTTGACAAAACCAAAAGAGGCTGGAGATCAGAGAGCCGGTGGTGATCGAAGCGTTCTGAGGCATTCTAATCACTCTGCCTTCTCAAA ATACAACAACGGTGCTACTTCTGCTAACAAGGTATATTATCTACGTCTCTTAGTGTTGTCTTTGAAATTTATGCCGGTTTCATCAAAAGCTTTGAACTTTGCTGAGCAGGCTCCAGAAGAAAATGTGGGAAGCTGTTCTCCTCAAGACAGTCCCGTTGCCAAAATAATTGGTTCCAGTTCAAGCAGTGACAATCCTTCGAATCAGCAGTCTAGTGGAAGCGACCGATCCGCACAAAGAGAGGCGGCTTTGATAAAGTTTCGTCTTAAGCGTAAAGAGCGATGTTTTGAGAAGAAG GTAAGGTACCATAGCAGGAAGAAACTAGCTGAGCAACGGCCTCGCATCAAAGGTCAATTCATTCGCAA GATGGATGCTTCTAAATCAGGAAATGAGTGTCAGAGTAGTGAAGACAATTGA
- the LOC106418426 gene encoding pumilio homolog 18 yields the protein MAMTDNNNPFSMSTMSDALQHIPFSKGISGYIPPPGYAPRSSSAVADTRSNSLFNVMTSGQGLAQFKEIISKSDRKELQLMASLLTSDSDYFMEVVRNINGSRRVQKLLGISDDVDAFFYPAILRRFYHIITDKYASYVAIRAMLVFDQKKQYVMYEHLLHHALDIARNQYGCIALNEIITDADDPFYRNLLLDVVARNALYLSNDPSGNFVVQHVLALYDLRCTHNVGVSLRGHCVDLSFKKYGSYIVEKLLDTEESMAVVVVELLECEGGRLTRLARNEFGSFVVVKALKITQGMNRVDLFRGLVQKLMPFRHLLVRSHGSNIVNFLESTI from the coding sequence ATGGCAATGACCGATAATAATAATCCCTTTTCTATGTCGACCATGTCTGATGCTTTACAACACATCCCTTTCTCTAAAGGAATCTCCGGTTACATTCCTCCTCCGGGATACGCCCCACGCTCCTCCTCCGCCGTAGCAGACACTCGCTCAAACTCTCTGTTCAACGTTATGACTAGCGGCCAAGGCTTGGCCCAGTTTAAAGAGATCATCTCAAAGTCTGACCGAAAAGAGCTTCAGCTGATGGCGTCGTTGCTTACGTCAGACTCCGATTACTTCATGGAGGTTGTCAGAAACATTAACGGGTCGAGACGCGTCCAGAAGCTCCTCGGGATATCAGACGACGTGGACGCTTTCTTCTACCCCGCTATCTTGCGCCGGTTCTACCACATTATCACCGACAAGTACGCATCCTACGTGGCGATACGAGCTATGCTCGTTTTCGACCAGAAGAAGCAGTATGTAATGTACGAGCACCTTCTCCACCACGCGCTCGACATCGCGCGTAATCAGTACGGCTGCATTGCGCTCAACGAGATCATAACCGACGCTGATGATCCTTTCTACAGAAATCTTCTACTAGACGTGGTAGCGCGCAACGCTCTCTACCTAAGTAATGATCCTTCAGGGAACTTTGTGGTCCAACACGTGCTTGCACTCTATGACTTGCGTTGCACGCATAACGTTGGTGTTAGTCTTCGTGGCCATTGCGTTGATCTGTCGTTTAAGAAGTATGGAAGCTACATCGTAGAGAAGCTTCTAGATACTGAGGAATCAATGGCTGTGGTGGTTGTGGAGCTTTTGGAGTGTGAAGGAGGCAGGTTGACGAGGCTGGCGAGGAATGAGTTTGGGAGTTTCGTGGTGGTCAAGGCATTGAAAATCACGCAGGGGATGAATAGGGTCGATCTGTTTAGGGGTTTGGTGCAGAAGCTGATGCCTTTTCGCCACCTTTTGGTTAGGTCTCACGGAAGCAACATTGTAAACTTCTTGGAGTCGACTATTTAA